From Anaerohalosphaera lusitana, one genomic window encodes:
- a CDS encoding exosortase/archaeosortase family protein produces the protein MSWNDMTNSDVPVTNTTEVCEDKPKGWGSLATSTYVKTAIIALLIGYLFRNELRSIFNVWQNDASWSHGFLIPLFSLWFLNQRKKDIAELRPRRSYVGLFLLVLCLVFYPLNLVQFKIGYFSRLVILPVIGSVVLFLGGWRLVKYTWLPICYLIFAVPMPDRLYRGATIPLRKFASMISTLIIDALPDVNAVASGVIINVVHRGQELEPLNVAEACSGMRLLIAFVALGVAMAYLHWRPLWQRGVLLLSTVPIAILCNVIRVTLTGMIYIYGDPKYAKGTYHDMMGIAMLFAAFAMYGGIAWFMSNLFEEDDGSGEPKEEEVIVRRSAS, from the coding sequence TTGTCCTGGAACGATATGACAAACAGCGATGTACCAGTTACAAATACGACGGAAGTTTGCGAAGACAAGCCAAAGGGCTGGGGTTCGCTGGCAACCAGTACATACGTTAAGACGGCGATAATCGCTTTGCTGATCGGGTATCTGTTCCGCAATGAACTCAGATCCATTTTTAATGTATGGCAGAACGATGCGAGCTGGTCGCACGGATTTTTGATACCATTGTTCAGCTTGTGGTTTCTCAATCAGCGCAAGAAGGACATTGCGGAACTGCGGCCCAGACGGAGTTATGTGGGGCTGTTTCTGCTTGTGCTTTGCCTGGTGTTTTATCCGCTGAACCTTGTGCAGTTCAAGATCGGTTATTTTTCGAGGCTTGTGATACTGCCGGTTATAGGTTCGGTGGTTCTATTTCTCGGGGGCTGGCGGCTGGTCAAGTATACATGGCTGCCGATATGCTATTTGATATTTGCTGTTCCGATGCCGGACAGACTTTACAGGGGAGCGACGATACCGCTTCGCAAATTCGCATCTATGATCTCGACGCTGATCATAGACGCCCTGCCGGACGTTAATGCGGTTGCCAGCGGTGTGATAATCAACGTGGTGCACCGGGGGCAGGAGCTGGAGCCCCTGAATGTGGCCGAGGCGTGCAGCGGCATGCGGCTGCTGATCGCTTTTGTGGCGCTTGGCGTTGCGATGGCTTATTTGCACTGGAGGCCGTTGTGGCAGCGAGGTGTGCTGCTGTTGAGTACTGTGCCGATCGCGATCTTGTGTAATGTGATCAGGGTGACGCTGACCGGCATGATCTATATTTACGGCGACCCGAAATATGCCAAGGGCACTTACCATGACATGATGGGAATCGCGATGCTGTTTGCGGCGTTCGCAATGTACGGTGGTATAGCGTGGTTCATGTCGAACCTTTTTGAGGAAGATGACGGATCGGGCGAGCCGAAGGAAGAGGAAGTAATCGTACGCAGGAGCGCAAGTTAG
- a CDS encoding SDR family oxidoreductase, with amino-acid sequence MSSYLVTGGAGFIGSNICRRLVNEGHSVKVIDNLLTGKKSNLDDIIDKIDFIEGDMGDVELSKAAMKDVDVVFHQGALPSVPKSVDDPAATHKHCVDATFNVLLAARDSGVKRVVYAASSSAYGDSERLPKVEDMVTNPLSPYAVGKLVGEYYCKVFSEVFGLETIALRYFNVFGPYQDPTSQYAAAIPAFVTSILKGTPPTIYGDGEQSRDFTYIDNVVEANMCAANAEKTQGEVVNIACGDRITVNEIIKMINSITGQNVEPEYAPRRAGDVKHSHADISKAKEVIGFEPVCEFREGLDKAIDWYRDNLM; translated from the coding sequence ATGAGTAGCTATCTGGTGACCGGAGGTGCCGGGTTTATTGGTTCGAATATCTGCCGACGGCTGGTGAATGAAGGCCATTCGGTAAAGGTGATCGATAACCTGCTGACGGGCAAGAAGAGCAATCTGGATGACATCATTGACAAGATCGACTTCATCGAGGGCGACATGGGCGACGTTGAGTTGTCCAAGGCCGCGATGAAGGATGTCGATGTTGTATTCCATCAGGGTGCCCTGCCGTCGGTTCCGAAAAGCGTGGACGATCCGGCTGCGACGCATAAGCATTGTGTGGACGCTACGTTCAATGTGCTGCTGGCTGCGAGGGACAGCGGCGTCAAGCGTGTGGTTTATGCAGCGAGTTCTTCGGCGTATGGTGACAGCGAGAGGCTGCCTAAGGTGGAAGATATGGTTACGAATCCGCTTTCGCCTTACGCGGTCGGCAAGCTGGTCGGCGAGTATTACTGCAAGGTGTTCAGTGAGGTGTTCGGGCTGGAGACGATCGCGTTGCGGTATTTCAACGTGTTCGGGCCTTACCAGGATCCGACGAGCCAGTACGCGGCAGCGATCCCTGCGTTCGTTACGAGCATTTTGAAGGGTACGCCCCCTACCATCTACGGTGACGGTGAGCAGAGCAGAGACTTCACCTACATTGATAACGTTGTCGAAGCGAATATGTGTGCGGCCAATGCCGAGAAGACACAGGGCGAGGTTGTGAATATCGCCTGCGGCGACCGTATCACGGTCAACGAAATCATCAAGATGATCAATTCGATCACGGGCCAGAATGTAGAACCAGAGTACGCCCCACGAAGGGCGGGCGATGTGAAGCATTCGCATGCAGACATCAGCAAGGCTAAGGAAGTGATCGGTTTCGAGCCGGTCTGTGAGTTCCGTGAAGGACTGGATAAGGCGATCGACTGGTACAGGGACAACCTGATGTAG
- a CDS encoding polysaccharide biosynthesis tyrosine autokinase has translation MSNIQRTSNPLGNPMPPMPPRGPMPAPGMDNSMTAKEVTAILRRHIWLIIAFTIAGVIIGGASWYLLLRYAPKYTSRSAIKVEPPADVDPTSLTSPIPNKDIYYQFRSEKAAYMKQQNMLRDLLKRDDVRQTGWYKSFDSPNDRLEALEDDLRASPERDGTWVRLSMTAGNKADAKSILNEAISLFLQKQRDAASEDTTRRRGEMKDQRDEIKEEIQNLDDQLAAQRRGTSYNLAETNFRTFLDDKLEEIQTRRDELETRRSELESQIEILKRRAEGEYDQVVRERIEQDPTAATMRNRIAVLETQLAGLEARFGDDHRRVKEARDALKRARDDLAQRQAEIGNIVRYADLQNAQDRLTTMAVELETTERQVDDAVAEYKELADRRANYDRVLTDREEAQRRLEEINTVIQKLDAKLNDPKLSKVSQAFEATEPNEVSSPQLPIYVGGGFMLGLLAGVGLAFAIEMLNDLLRSPSDVAKHLRVPLLGMVSHADEEDGMEGVNLHHAVRQAPFSMMSENYRQLKTNLRLSESGGSHKTLMVTSCNVGCGKTSVATNLAYTLVAEGERVLLIDTNFRRPSIAKEFPQVAEGDGTHADKGLSNYLMGQAQWNDVIRASGVEFLDIVDSGPLPNNPSELLGGDKMRELLDQAKQSYDYVLIDGPALLVSDAKVLAWQADGTVVVFNATSTRKGEAQRALRELRNINADVAGTVLLGVKAMKGGYFHEIQRAYHQYQQVGLNAPA, from the coding sequence ATGTCGAACATACAACGTACGTCGAATCCGTTGGGCAATCCGATGCCCCCGATGCCGCCGAGAGGCCCGATGCCTGCTCCCGGTATGGATAACAGTATGACCGCGAAGGAAGTTACGGCGATCCTGCGCAGGCATATCTGGCTCATTATCGCATTTACGATCGCGGGCGTGATCATCGGCGGAGCGTCGTGGTATCTGCTTCTGCGGTATGCGCCTAAGTATACTTCACGGTCGGCGATCAAGGTCGAACCACCAGCAGATGTTGACCCGACGAGTCTTACCAGTCCCATCCCTAACAAGGATATCTATTACCAGTTCCGTTCGGAAAAAGCCGCCTACATGAAACAGCAGAATATGCTGAGGGACCTGTTGAAACGGGATGACGTGAGACAGACAGGCTGGTATAAGAGTTTTGACAGTCCCAATGACCGGCTAGAAGCTTTGGAAGATGATTTGAGGGCTTCTCCTGAACGGGACGGCACATGGGTACGTTTATCGATGACAGCAGGAAACAAGGCAGATGCTAAGTCCATACTTAACGAGGCTATTTCTCTGTTCCTTCAGAAACAAAGAGATGCTGCCTCGGAAGACACGACAAGGCGACGTGGAGAAATGAAGGATCAAAGAGATGAGATCAAGGAGGAAATCCAGAACCTTGACGATCAGTTGGCCGCACAGCGGAGAGGCACGAGTTATAATCTTGCTGAGACGAACTTCAGGACGTTCCTCGATGACAAGCTGGAGGAAATCCAGACGCGCAGAGACGAACTGGAAACAAGGCGCAGTGAACTGGAGAGTCAGATAGAGATACTGAAACGCCGGGCAGAAGGCGAGTATGACCAGGTTGTGAGAGAGAGGATAGAACAGGATCCCACGGCCGCGACGATGCGGAACAGGATCGCTGTGCTGGAGACTCAGCTTGCAGGTCTGGAAGCACGGTTTGGTGACGACCACAGACGTGTCAAGGAAGCCCGGGACGCGCTTAAGAGAGCCAGGGATGATCTTGCCCAGAGGCAGGCTGAGATCGGTAACATCGTAAGGTATGCCGACCTTCAGAACGCTCAGGATCGGCTCACAACTATGGCGGTTGAACTGGAAACTACCGAGCGACAGGTTGACGATGCTGTTGCTGAGTACAAGGAACTGGCTGACAGACGTGCTAATTATGATCGGGTGCTGACCGACCGTGAAGAAGCACAGAGACGCCTTGAAGAGATAAATACCGTTATTCAGAAACTGGATGCAAAGCTCAACGACCCGAAGCTCAGCAAGGTCAGTCAGGCATTTGAGGCGACAGAACCAAATGAGGTAAGTTCACCTCAACTGCCGATCTATGTCGGCGGCGGATTCATGCTTGGACTGCTGGCTGGTGTTGGTCTGGCGTTCGCGATAGAGATGCTGAACGATCTGCTGCGTTCGCCGAGCGATGTTGCGAAGCATCTGCGTGTGCCGCTGCTGGGTATGGTCAGTCATGCAGACGAAGAAGACGGTATGGAGGGTGTCAACCTGCATCATGCTGTAAGGCAGGCGCCGTTCTCGATGATGAGTGAGAATTACAGACAGCTCAAGACGAACCTGAGGCTCAGCGAGTCGGGCGGCAGTCATAAGACGCTTATGGTAACAAGCTGTAACGTCGGCTGCGGTAAGACGTCGGTTGCGACGAACCTGGCGTATACGCTGGTCGCGGAAGGTGAGCGAGTTCTGCTGATCGATACGAACTTCCGCAGGCCGAGCATCGCGAAGGAGTTCCCGCAGGTAGCAGAGGGCGACGGTACGCATGCGGACAAGGGCCTGAGCAACTATCTGATGGGCCAGGCTCAGTGGAACGATGTGATCCGTGCGAGCGGTGTAGAGTTCCTCGATATCGTTGACAGCGGACCGCTGCCGAACAATCCAAGCGAGCTGCTGGGCGGCGATAAGATGCGTGAGCTGCTCGATCAGGCGAAGCAGAGCTATGATTATGTGTTAATCGACGGTCCCGCCCTGCTGGTCAGTGATGCGAAGGTTCTGGCATGGCAGGCGGACGGCACGGTTGTCGTATTCAACGCCACTTCGACCCGCAAGGGTGAGGCACAGAGGGCACTTCGCGAACTGCGTAACATCAACGCGGATGTCGCGGGCACGGTGCTGCTTGGCGTGAAAGCAATGAAGGGTGGATACTTCCACGAGATCCAGCGTGCTTATCATCAGTATCAGCAGGTTGGGCTGAACGCTCCGGCATAG
- a CDS encoding tetratricopeptide repeat protein, whose product MAKKKLNKKVAIIGSVLAGFLAVGVIVVLLMLNKDPQVFLADAKAMQTQHQTLLEGVSDVEEPSEEKVEEVKTAFNEITSNYKRAFRYAKNNEELRIDILFRLAEHHLMDTRFHEADWPKARGAWSQVLNIDPKHIKARTKLLDFYYTACDSMADLGVKGNETLWLEVKSNADELVEIFEEKGQQADPYVLKAQGRAAMQMVNLGLTTELESTAQTAIDALMKVVENNPEDAEAYVMLGRAYVVAGQMRDDRGEMDALTEGREKQKEILTQGVETLPESASIRVALLETKVDRIKEQVQRLDDEAQEQARENLRSLEPEFKELAERFESNPEVYAAMGAYYGSDIKRIGDAVEAMQKAWELDKDNIKNAIRASRFQYYQYNITGDEGAFDQAIDIVNYALNSPKTQDIPGPRQAAARFARLNLYSFLGQCYATRAMNTAEEADNSEWIAKLEEAVGDIRQFFGTEDNPNVQKWQGIIELVNGDDSEAIRLMYSAYTSMQAADNTDAFLCDVLADVFEGRRETGLRQEFISNALSGGAGAYKPELLLDYAEIMTDLGSASQVVSLLEEYEKLHGASPEVEQLRARAYMRAGDMVNAEQAVEKLGDSDEAIMLRLVLTENRIRRLVSDMKLAELSEDGEAEARKEVINEDLNEYRNQRVDLFKKLIGRKAEDVPVPKATCDDLVRIGQKDRAVELMNTYAQAYPESKDAKVYLNILQQPEPLELSGEQKDNIVTGVLGGLDDEFESELNLGMYFQERGETGKALVHFQKAISLDDDSEAAISGAFDAAIAEEDFDTAEELAVKAGDLNLDKCDGSFFEARVAIANEDYEEALNLLDQCLQQRPVFTYAHVLKSKCHMEMGDYEQAVAEARRANQMVLRDGNVAKQLVSVLRARNEALRGNVTTSQQRELESAMQRAVALNPSEWQLQAMYGEYLLDKRPTDAIAILQNLANRMPNSQTLAMLGNSALEVGKRESDPGAKQGLFEIARSAFAKAYVLDPAAQSVQEGYAEYLRVTGQKEKAQEMFGKDAGTMWRFYVRDAQYDKAEEILQKLYAEDSKNIDVLKGLMTVARSTNDAEALKRYSNELLAVDDSVDNRLLQVQLYLELDLIKEANEKLAKFQEENPDEPRAKLLEAWASMSRGELDKALELVNVTIEQDPESAIAYRLRGQIYGLMGRLDEAIDDLQESKSLDPSPTVQMELARIYKRAGRTAEAIGELVGAIDDDRAPMSIRIMLEQMYVESGTKSELESFYRDTIAKYNENAYWHFKYGAHSLRERDYSLAENLFLKSLELSNTDQAKLSALDGYLTALRLGKNYDELYKFAADYTDGQFAPVAYAQIATAKDQQDDRAAAVENFNKALNAAGTNEQYVLKILDNMFKVLGANDVIQWCEGTLAENPDSLTANLTMFKINQATGKFGEGLKYISKCMELASENKNQWLEFAAMKAQLLLMAYMSNPSDDYLQMAIDQHEAILEKQPNNSNVRNNLAYLLAKSGENIDKALEYAKRAHETAPNDHNKMDTYGYVLCKAGEYEKAKETMIMAIQIAEKDGGSVDWGYYEHLGMAQEGLGEDQAAAESYQTAIDLAKEQISDQDKERLQAAVERSSS is encoded by the coding sequence ATGGCTAAGAAAAAGCTTAATAAGAAGGTAGCAATAATTGGTTCGGTACTGGCGGGATTTCTCGCGGTTGGCGTCATCGTGGTTCTTTTGATGCTGAACAAGGACCCGCAGGTATTCCTGGCGGACGCCAAGGCTATGCAGACCCAGCATCAGACGCTTCTGGAAGGGGTTTCCGATGTCGAGGAACCGAGCGAGGAGAAGGTTGAAGAGGTTAAGACCGCGTTCAACGAGATCACGAGCAATTATAAACGAGCCTTCAGGTATGCCAAGAACAATGAGGAGCTGCGGATAGACATTCTGTTCCGGCTGGCTGAGCATCATCTGATGGATACGCGTTTTCATGAGGCAGACTGGCCCAAGGCGCGAGGTGCGTGGAGTCAGGTTCTGAATATCGATCCCAAGCATATCAAGGCCAGGACCAAGCTGCTGGATTTTTACTATACGGCGTGTGACAGCATGGCTGATCTGGGGGTGAAGGGGAATGAAACGCTTTGGCTCGAAGTAAAATCCAACGCCGATGAACTGGTAGAGATATTTGAAGAGAAAGGCCAGCAGGCTGATCCTTACGTTTTGAAGGCGCAAGGCCGGGCGGCTATGCAGATGGTCAACCTGGGGCTCACGACGGAGTTGGAGAGCACTGCACAGACGGCTATTGACGCTTTGATGAAAGTAGTTGAGAACAACCCTGAAGATGCAGAGGCGTATGTAATGCTCGGCAGAGCGTATGTCGTTGCGGGTCAGATGCGTGATGACCGCGGTGAGATGGACGCCCTGACGGAAGGACGTGAAAAGCAGAAGGAAATTCTCACTCAGGGCGTTGAAACGCTGCCAGAATCGGCAAGCATCAGAGTCGCCCTGCTGGAGACGAAAGTGGACCGCATCAAGGAGCAGGTTCAGAGGCTGGATGATGAGGCCCAGGAACAGGCTCGCGAGAATCTGCGGTCGCTGGAGCCGGAGTTTAAGGAGCTTGCGGAGAGATTTGAGTCGAATCCGGAAGTGTACGCGGCTATGGGAGCTTATTACGGCTCGGACATAAAGCGGATCGGCGATGCTGTCGAGGCTATGCAAAAGGCATGGGAGCTGGATAAGGATAATATCAAGAATGCGATCAGAGCGTCCAGATTCCAGTACTATCAATACAACATCACGGGCGATGAAGGGGCATTCGACCAGGCGATAGATATTGTAAATTACGCATTGAATTCGCCGAAGACGCAGGATATACCAGGTCCAAGGCAGGCGGCTGCTAGGTTTGCAAGACTGAACTTGTACAGTTTCCTGGGGCAGTGTTATGCAACGCGTGCGATGAATACCGCGGAGGAAGCGGACAACAGTGAGTGGATAGCCAAGCTCGAAGAGGCTGTGGGAGATATAAGACAGTTCTTCGGTACCGAGGACAATCCGAATGTTCAGAAGTGGCAGGGTATCATCGAGCTGGTTAACGGCGATGACAGCGAAGCGATCCGGTTGATGTACTCGGCTTATACGAGCATGCAGGCTGCAGACAATACGGACGCGTTTCTTTGCGATGTCCTGGCTGACGTTTTCGAAGGCAGGCGTGAAACAGGTTTGCGTCAGGAATTCATCTCTAACGCCCTTTCGGGCGGAGCGGGTGCCTATAAGCCGGAACTGCTGCTGGATTACGCGGAGATCATGACGGATCTCGGGTCGGCTTCACAGGTTGTTTCGCTGCTAGAAGAATATGAAAAGCTGCACGGGGCAAGTCCTGAGGTTGAACAACTGAGGGCACGTGCTTACATGCGTGCGGGCGATATGGTGAATGCCGAGCAGGCGGTCGAGAAGCTCGGTGACAGTGATGAGGCGATCATGCTCAGGCTGGTGCTCACTGAGAACCGCATAAGGCGGCTTGTCAGCGACATGAAGCTTGCTGAGCTCAGTGAAGATGGCGAGGCTGAGGCACGAAAGGAAGTGATTAACGAAGATCTCAATGAATACAGAAATCAGCGGGTCGATCTTTTCAAGAAGCTGATCGGGCGCAAGGCAGAAGATGTTCCTGTTCCGAAGGCTACGTGTGACGACCTGGTGCGTATCGGTCAGAAGGACCGTGCGGTTGAACTGATGAACACTTATGCTCAGGCCTACCCCGAGAGCAAGGACGCCAAGGTATATCTGAACATCTTGCAGCAGCCGGAACCGCTGGAACTTTCCGGGGAACAGAAGGACAATATCGTCACGGGAGTATTGGGCGGGCTTGATGATGAATTCGAAAGTGAGCTGAATCTTGGAATGTATTTCCAGGAGAGAGGTGAGACGGGTAAAGCACTTGTGCATTTCCAGAAAGCAATATCTCTGGACGATGACAGTGAGGCAGCTATAAGCGGTGCGTTCGATGCGGCGATCGCGGAGGAAGACTTTGATACGGCTGAGGAACTGGCTGTTAAGGCGGGCGATCTGAATCTTGACAAGTGCGACGGCAGTTTCTTTGAGGCTAGGGTCGCAATTGCGAATGAGGATTACGAAGAGGCCCTGAACCTTCTGGACCAGTGCCTTCAGCAGCGTCCCGTATTTACCTATGCACATGTGCTCAAGAGCAAATGTCATATGGAGATGGGAGATTATGAACAGGCAGTGGCAGAGGCCCGCAGAGCGAATCAGATGGTCCTGAGGGACGGCAATGTCGCAAAGCAGCTTGTTTCGGTATTGCGTGCACGCAATGAAGCACTGAGGGGTAATGTTACGACGTCGCAGCAGCGTGAACTCGAGAGTGCGATGCAGAGGGCTGTTGCACTGAATCCTTCGGAATGGCAGCTTCAGGCAATGTATGGTGAGTATCTTCTGGACAAACGCCCTACCGATGCGATAGCTATTCTGCAGAATCTTGCCAATCGGATGCCGAACTCGCAAACACTTGCGATGCTTGGTAATTCGGCGTTAGAAGTTGGAAAGCGAGAATCCGATCCTGGTGCTAAACAGGGTCTTTTCGAAATAGCCCGCAGCGCGTTTGCCAAAGCATACGTTCTCGATCCTGCGGCTCAAAGCGTGCAGGAAGGTTATGCTGAATACCTTCGAGTCACGGGTCAGAAAGAAAAGGCCCAGGAGATGTTCGGCAAAGATGCGGGCACGATGTGGCGGTTCTATGTTCGCGATGCACAGTATGACAAGGCTGAGGAAATACTGCAGAAGCTCTATGCCGAGGACAGCAAGAACATTGACGTGCTCAAGGGGCTTATGACCGTTGCTCGCAGCACGAATGATGCGGAAGCACTGAAGCGTTATTCGAATGAGCTGCTGGCGGTCGATGACAGCGTTGACAACAGGCTTCTTCAGGTACAGCTTTATCTGGAGCTCGACCTTATAAAAGAAGCGAACGAGAAACTTGCAAAGTTCCAGGAAGAGAACCCGGATGAGCCAAGAGCGAAGCTGCTGGAGGCCTGGGCGTCTATGTCACGCGGTGAGCTTGACAAGGCACTGGAGCTGGTCAATGTGACGATAGAGCAGGATCCGGAAAGCGCGATCGCTTATCGTCTGCGTGGTCAGATCTACGGGCTTATGGGCCGACTGGATGAAGCGATAGACGATCTGCAGGAGAGCAAGAGCCTGGATCCGAGTCCGACTGTTCAGATGGAGCTGGCACGTATTTACAAGCGTGCGGGCAGGACAGCGGAAGCGATCGGTGAGCTGGTAGGGGCGATCGATGATGACCGTGCACCGATGAGCATCAGGATCATGCTGGAGCAGATGTACGTCGAATCGGGAACCAAGAGCGAGCTTGAGAGCTTTTATCGGGATACGATCGCGAAGTACAACGAGAATGCATACTGGCACTTCAAGTATGGAGCACATTCTCTGCGTGAGCGTGATTACAGCCTGGCTGAGAATCTGTTCCTCAAGTCGCTTGAGCTTAGCAATACTGATCAGGCGAAGCTTTCGGCACTTGACGGGTATCTTACGGCACTGAGGCTCGGTAAGAACTACGATGAGCTTTACAAGTTCGCGGCTGATTATACCGACGGTCAGTTCGCACCGGTTGCGTATGCCCAGATCGCAACGGCGAAGGATCAGCAGGATGACCGTGCGGCTGCGGTTGAGAATTTCAACAAGGCGCTTAATGCGGCCGGGACCAACGAGCAGTATGTGCTGAAGATACTGGACAATATGTTCAAGGTACTGGGCGCCAACGATGTAATTCAGTGGTGTGAGGGAACTCTTGCGGAAAATCCCGATTCGCTGACTGCAAATCTGACGATGTTCAAGATAAACCAGGCGACTGGTAAGTTCGGTGAAGGGTTGAAGTATATCAGCAAATGTATGGAGCTGGCCAGCGAAAACAAGAATCAATGGCTGGAATTCGCGGCAATGAAGGCACAGTTGCTGCTGATGGCTTACATGAGCAACCCGAGTGATGATTATCTGCAGATGGCGATAGATCAGCATGAGGCGATACTGGAGAAGCAGCCGAATAATTCGAACGTAAGGAATAATCTGGCGTATCTGCTTGCTAAGAGCGGTGAAAATATCGACAAGGCTCTTGAATATGCCAAGAGAGCCCATGAGACGGCACCTAACGATCATAACAAGATGGATACGTACGGTTATGTGCTGTGCAAAGCAGGCGAATATGAGAAGGCGAAAGAGACCATGATCATGGCGATCCAGATCGCTGAGAAAGACGGCGGTTCTGTCGACTGGGGCTATTACGAGCATCTCGGAATGGCGCAGGAAGGCCTTGGTGAGGATCAGGCAGCGGCAGAGTCGTATCAGACGGCGATCGATCTGGCGAAAGAGCAGATATCGGATCAGGACAAGGAGCGGCTGCAGGCTGCTGTCGAAAGATCGAGCAGCTAG
- a CDS encoding ABC transporter ATP-binding protein, which translates to MIDVKNLRRSFGQVVAVDGISFTAEKGDVLGLLGPNGAGKSTAMKMLACFLKPDSGTASVCGYDIGKDPIEVRKRLGYLAENVPAYNEMTTAGFLKFVCDAREIKGSARKSAIDKYVPMCAIESVYHQTIDTLSKGYRRRVGLAAALIHDPEVLILDEPTDGLDPNQKHEVRDLINQMAKEKCILVSTHILEEVEAVCNRTIIINKGRVEVDSTPGKLVEEYGGSLDEVFRKITVGKTDKGAA; encoded by the coding sequence ATGATTGATGTGAAGAATCTGCGAAGAAGTTTTGGTCAGGTTGTGGCTGTGGACGGGATATCGTTTACGGCTGAAAAAGGCGATGTGCTGGGGCTGCTTGGGCCGAACGGTGCGGGCAAGAGCACGGCGATGAAGATGCTGGCGTGTTTTTTGAAGCCCGACAGCGGCACTGCAAGCGTTTGCGGATACGACATCGGCAAGGACCCTATCGAGGTGCGGAAACGGCTGGGGTACCTGGCGGAGAATGTGCCGGCGTACAATGAGATGACGACGGCTGGTTTTTTGAAGTTCGTATGTGACGCCCGTGAGATCAAGGGGTCGGCGAGAAAGTCGGCGATTGATAAGTATGTGCCGATGTGTGCTATCGAGTCGGTGTATCATCAGACGATAGATACGCTGAGTAAGGGTTATCGCAGGCGTGTGGGGCTTGCGGCAGCGCTGATACATGATCCGGAGGTTCTGATACTGGACGAGCCGACGGACGGCCTGGACCCGAACCAGAAGCATGAGGTCAGGGATCTGATCAACCAGATGGCCAAGGAGAAATGCATTCTGGTTTCGACGCATATTCTCGAAGAGGTCGAGGCTGTGTGCAACCGTACGATCATCATAAACAAGGGCAGGGTCGAGGTCGACTCGACGCCCGGCAAACTGGTGGAAGAGTACGGCGGAAGCCTGGACGAAGTGTTCAGGAAGATTACGGTGGGCAAAACCGACAAGGGTGCAGCGTAG
- the xth gene encoding exodeoxyribonuclease III: MKAATFNANSIRSRAGIVLDWLEANQPDVLCIQETKVQDDHFPVKAFEDCGYNFVYKGQKAYNGVATFARGQIEDVKIGLDGDESEQARFLKVNLGGVSIVNTYVPQGRAPDSEQFLYKLEWFGQLREWFDKNFSPGEDVLWMGDLNVAMDARDVHDPEKLWGSVCYCQEVQDALKDVMGWGFTDVFRQFNEEDGLYTFWDYRVPNGFKRNIGWRLDYIMASKSMAGRCTGCWVDKEPRALKKPSDHTFLVAEFDI, from the coding sequence ATGAAGGCAGCTACGTTTAACGCCAATTCTATACGCAGTCGAGCGGGCATAGTACTGGACTGGCTCGAGGCGAACCAGCCGGACGTGCTTTGCATACAGGAGACGAAGGTGCAGGATGATCATTTTCCTGTTAAAGCGTTCGAGGACTGCGGGTACAATTTCGTTTACAAGGGACAGAAGGCGTATAACGGCGTTGCGACGTTTGCTCGGGGCCAGATCGAGGACGTGAAGATCGGGCTGGACGGTGATGAGAGTGAACAGGCGAGGTTTTTGAAGGTGAACCTGGGCGGGGTTTCGATCGTGAATACATACGTGCCGCAGGGACGCGCGCCGGACTCGGAACAGTTTTTGTATAAGCTGGAGTGGTTCGGTCAGTTGCGTGAGTGGTTCGACAAGAATTTCAGTCCCGGCGAGGACGTGCTGTGGATGGGCGATCTTAATGTGGCAATGGACGCGCGCGACGTGCATGATCCGGAGAAGCTTTGGGGCAGCGTTTGTTACTGCCAGGAGGTGCAGGACGCGTTGAAGGACGTGATGGGGTGGGGCTTTACGGACGTTTTCAGGCAGTTCAACGAGGAGGACGGGCTGTATACGTTCTGGGACTATCGTGTGCCGAACGGGTTCAAGAGGAATATCGGCTGGCGGCTGGACTATATTATGGCGTCGAAGTCAATGGCGGGTAGATGCACGGGCTGCTGGGTGGACAAGGAGCCGAGGGCGTTGAAGAAGCCGAGCGACCATACGTTTTTGGTGGCGGAGTTTGATATTTGA